TCGTGCGCGATGCGATCATCAAGTGGGAGGTGGGTCAGAAGAACGTGTTGCAGCCGTGGTGGCTCCCGGTGGTCGCCGAGACGTATGACGGCGCGTTGAACGACATCAATGGCTTCCATGTGAAGGAGGAGCACGTGATCGCGGCCCTCGACGGCGCCACCGGCGGGCTGCCGCGTGAGGGCGTCGTGGGAGGGGGGACGGGGATGGTGTGCCACGGCTTCAAGGGAGGGATCGGGACGGCGTCGCGCGTCCTCCCGGCGTCGCAGGGCGGGTACACCGTCGGCGTCCTGGTCCAGTGCAACTACGGGGCACGCCGCGACCTCCGCATCGCCGGCGTTCCGGTGGGCGAGGAGATTCCCGACCTCACGCCGTGCCTGGCCGTCAGCAGCATCGCGCCGGCCGACGCGGCGCGCGGGGCGCGTCGCTGCTCCGACGCTCCCGGCCCGGAGGACGAGGACCGCCCCGAGCAGGGGTCGATCATCGTGGTGGTGGCCACCGATGCCCCCCTCCTTCCGCACCAGCTCAAGCGCGTCGCCACGCGGGTCTCGCTGGGAATCGGGCGGCAGGGCGGATTCGGCGGCAACGGGTCGGGCGACATCTTCATCGCCTTCTCGACCGCCAACCCGGGAAGCTGGTCGTCGGACAGCGCGACGACGGTGACGATGCTGACGAACGACCGCATCTCCCCGCTCTTCACCGCGACCGCGCAGGCGACCGAGGCGGCCATCACCAACGCCCTCCTCGCCGCCGAGACCACGACGGGGGCGAACGACCTGCGCGTCTACGCGATGCCGGTGGACCGGATGCTGCAGGCGATGCGGAAGTACGGGAGGGCGAAGTAGGGGAAGGGAATCGGGAAGAGGGAGCGCCCGCCCGCTCGTCTTCTCGTCTTCTCGTCTTCTCGTCTTCTCGTCTTCTCGTCTTCTACTTGAGCGTCGGCATCACGAACTCGCTCCCGCTCCTGATCCCCTTCGGCCAGCGCTGCGTCACGGTCTTCACCTTCGTGTAGAACCGCACGCCGTCCATGCCGTGCTGGTTGTGGTCGCCGAATGCGGACGCCTTCCAGCCGCCAAAGGAATAGAACGCGAGGGGGACGGGGATCGGGACGTTGACCCCGACCATCCCGACCTGGACGCGATGCACGAACTCGCGCGCCGTGTCGCCATCGCGCGTGTAGATCGACACGCCGTTCCCGAACTCGTGGGCGTTGGCGAGGCCGATCGCCTCGTCGAAGGAGCTGGCGCGCACGACGCAGAGCACCGGGCCGAAGATCTCCTCGCGGTAGATCCGCATTTCCGGGGTGACGTGATCGAACAGGCACCCGCCCAGGAAGTAGCCGTGGTCGTGCGTCCCGTCGGCGATGCGGACGCCGCGCCCGTCCACCACCAGCGTCGCCCCCTCCCCGACACCTAACGCGACATACCCGCTCACGCGCTCGTGGTGCGCCGCCGTCACCAGCGGCCCCATCTCCATCCCGTCGGCAAGGGACGGCCCGACCCTGAGCGCCTTGACCCGTTCGGCGAGCCGCGCGACGAGCGCATTCGCCACCGCCTCGCCCACGGGGACGGCCACGGAGATCGCCATGCACCGCTCCCCCGCCGAGCCGTAGGCGGCGCCCATGAGGGCATCGACCGCCATGTCGAGGTCGGCGTCGGGCATGACGATGAGGTGGTTCTTCGCGCCGCCCATCGCCTGCACGCGCTTCCCGTGCCGCGCGGCGGTCGCGTAGACGTGTTGCGCGATCGGCGTCGAGCCGACGAACGAGACCGCCGCGACGTCGGGGTGCGTGATCAGCGCGTCGACCGCGACCTTGTCCCCGTGGACGACGTTGAGCACCCCGGGGGGCGCGCCGGCCTCCACCAGAAGCTCCGCCAGCCGCACAGGCGCCGAGGGGTCCTTCTCCGACGGCTTGAGGACGAAGCAGTTCCCGCTGGCGATGGCCGGGGCGAGCATCCAGAGGGGGACCATGACCGGGAAGTTGAACGGCGTGATTCCCGCCGCCACGCCCAACGGCTGCCGCAGCGAGTACGAGTCGATCCCCGTCGAGACCGTGTCGGAGAACTCACCCTTCATCAGGTGCGGGATCCCGCAGCAGAACTCCACCACCTCCACCCCGCGCTGGACCTCGCCCTTGGCGTCGAGGAAGACCTTGCCGTGCTCGCTGGCGACGAGGCGCGCCAGCTCGTCCATGTGCGCCTCGATCAGCTCCTTGAAGCGGAACATCACACGCGCGCGCTTGAGTGCGGACCAGCTCCCCCACTCGGCGAACGCTGCGAGCGAGTTGCGCACCGCCGCGTCGACGTCGGCCGCCGAGGCGAAGGGGACGGCCGCGACCCGCGCCCCGGTGGAGGGATTGCAGACGTCGCCCCACCGCTCGACCTCGGTCAGCTGCCTGGCGCCGTTGATGACATGGTGGACGAACGGGGTCGCCTCGTCGTCGCCGTCGGGTGAGGCGCCTGCGAGGTGCTGGAGGGTGGAAGCCATGGGATCGTCTGGTGGTGGGGTCATCCGTGCCGCAGGACCTCGGCGGCGATCGCCATCGCCCGCTGCATCTCCTCCATCGTGCCGATGGAGATGCGGGCGTGCGTCTCGAGGGGGGCGAAGTAGCGCCCCACGGCCACGCCGCGCGCACGCATCTCGCGCTGGAAGGCCCTGGGGTCGCGCCGGATGTCGGTGAGGAAGAAGTTGGCCTGTGACGGGACGACCGTGAAGCCGAGCCCCCGCATGGCGTTCATCGCGAACGTCCGTGCCTCGCTGTTGAGGGCGCGCTGGCGCGCGACGTGGTCGGGGAGCTCGAGCGACGAGAGCGCTGCCGCCGCGGCGAAGGCATTCACCCCGCTGGGGGTGCGCCATGGTTGCAGCCGGCGGATGGTCTCGGGGTGGGCGATGGCGTATCCCGCGCGCAGCCCGGCCATGCCGTACACCTTCGAGAAGGTGCGGCTCACGATGACGCGCGGGTTCCCTTGCGTGAGCGGGATCGCCGTCCCGTAGGCGGGGTCGCTCACGTACTCGAAATACGCCTCGTCGACCAGGACATGGCTCTCGGGCGAGCGGGCGCGCACCTGCCCGATGAAGTGGGTCAGGTCGCCGATACCGTGCAGCGTCCCGGTGGGGTTGTTCGGGTTGCAGATGAACAGGAGCCCGGCTCCGCGGCACCGCTCGTACATCGCCTGCAGGTCGATGCGCAGGCTCCCGTCGACGGCGATCGCCTGGATCGGGACGTTGTTCCGGGCCGCCACGTCGCGCGGCGTCTCGAAGGTGGGGGCGACGGTCAGCAGCGGGCGCGTGGGCGACGTCAGCGCCTGCGTGGCCAGCGCCAGGATCTCGGTCGATCCGCAGCCGAGGAGCACGGCGTCGGTGCCGACCTTGTGGTGCGCCGCGATGGCCGCCTGGAGCGCCTCCTCGTGCGCGTCCGGATAGCGCGGCGCCTCGGAGAACATGCGCATGACGGCGTCGAGGGCGTCCGCCGCCGGGCCGTAGGGGTTCTCGTTGGAGTCGAGCTTGATGATCGCCTCGCCCCCCGTCAGCTGCTGGCCGCCGTCGCGTGAGCCCTCACGTCCGCGTGACGCGATCCACGCCAGGGCGTGCGCCGATCGCGATGCGACCACGGTGCCGGCGCCGGCGGCGCCCACGGAAGCCAGGAAGGTGCGACGGGAGAGGGGCATGAGGCGGCCGCCCGATGCGTGGTGGGGAAGTCCCGAATGTAGCCCTGGGCGAGCGGCGCAGCGACGCCGGCCGCATGGGGGAGCCACCGCCGTTCCTTCGCGGGTACAGTCACCGACCCACTCGCCCGCACGCGTTGCGAGCATGGCGAACAGATACCGAAAGACGCGGGGGCGGAACGTGGGGCGCGGAGGGGGTGGCCCGAACGGGGTGCAGATTCGCAAGTGGCGATGCCGCAAGGTGTTACGAATTCGCCGGAGAGTTGATTTCACCCCCTCCCGAGGGTACTTTTCCAGTCTCTCCGGAACGCCGTTTTTCCACCGCATCCCGGCCCCA
This genomic stretch from Gemmatimonadetes bacterium SCN 70-22 harbors:
- a CDS encoding aminopeptidase; the encoded protein is MASVVAASLPDVLAAQGKPREHELHLPIGGIPGPLNAITDVKGVEVGHATIISGSGKLVVGKGPVRTGVTVVHPRGRANHDPVFAAWFTLNGNGEMTGTTWVQESGYLEGPVAITNTHSVGVVRDAIIKWEVGQKNVLQPWWLPVVAETYDGALNDINGFHVKEEHVIAALDGATGGLPREGVVGGGTGMVCHGFKGGIGTASRVLPASQGGYTVGVLVQCNYGARRDLRIAGVPVGEEIPDLTPCLAVSSIAPADAARGARRCSDAPGPEDEDRPEQGSIIVVVATDAPLLPHQLKRVATRVSLGIGRQGGFGGNGSGDIFIAFSTANPGSWSSDSATTVTMLTNDRISPLFTATAQATEAAITNALLAAETTTGANDLRVYAMPVDRMLQAMRKYGRAK
- a CDS encoding methylmalonate-semialdehyde dehydrogenase (acylating); its protein translation is MNGARQLTEVERWGDVCNPSTGARVAAVPFASAADVDAAVRNSLAAFAEWGSWSALKRARVMFRFKELIEAHMDELARLVASEHGKVFLDAKGEVQRGVEVVEFCCGIPHLMKGEFSDTVSTGIDSYSLRQPLGVAAGITPFNFPVMVPLWMLAPAIASGNCFVLKPSEKDPSAPVRLAELLVEAGAPPGVLNVVHGDKVAVDALITHPDVAAVSFVGSTPIAQHVYATAARHGKRVQAMGGAKNHLIVMPDADLDMAVDALMGAAYGSAGERCMAISVAVPVGEAVANALVARLAERVKALRVGPSLADGMEMGPLVTAAHHERVSGYVALGVGEGATLVVDGRGVRIADGTHDHGYFLGGCLFDHVTPEMRIYREEIFGPVLCVVRASSFDEAIGLANAHEFGNGVSIYTRDGDTAREFVHRVQVGMVGVNVPIPVPLAFYSFGGWKASAFGDHNQHGMDGVRFYTKVKTVTQRWPKGIRSGSEFVMPTLK